In Candidatus Cloacimonadota bacterium, the genomic stretch CACCCCTCTTGGGAACTAACCCTATCTGTTTCGGTGCCCCTTCTGACATGGATTATCCCTTTCTCTATGATGCCGCAACCTCAATAACACAACGTGGTAAAATAGAGGTTTATGCCCGTGAAGACAAAGCAACTCCGGAAGGTTTAGCCATAGACAAAGAAGGTAACCCCCACACAGAGTCGGTTCAACTTTTAAGGGATCTTACTCAAGGAACTGCCTCTCTTCTCCCAATCGGAGGAGACAATGAAATCACCGGCGGACATAAAGGATATGGTCTGGCTGCAATGGTTGAGATTCTCTGTGCTGCATTACAGAACGGTAGTTATATGGATCAACTAACAGGTTCGGAAAATGGTAATTTGGCACCTTACAAATTGGGACATTTCTTTATGGCGATCAATATCTCTTTCTTTATCGATCCTCAAATATTTAAACAGACAGTCGGTAACATAATGCGAAAATTACTTGCTTCTCAGAAAGTTGTCGGACAAGAGAAGATCTATGTTGCCGGAGAAAAGGAATACCTTAACGAACAGCGCGTTAGAAAAGAGGGTATCTATATAACCGATAAACTCGAACAAGATATCGAATTCATGAAAAGAGAACTAAGTATCTGATACATCAAAATATTTAAGGGTAGCATGAAATATTGTTTATCAGTATTCTTAATCCTTCGATACATTCTGCTGTCAGTTAAAGCAAGAAACTATCAGCAGAACACTCAGGACGAAACAATTTTGTTAATATACGACAGTATTGAGGAAGAATGGTTGAATTAAATTGAATCTTTCATCCGCTTGTATTCTTTTTTTTATCTCTTCTAAGCTATCCTTCAAGTGGACTTCTCTACCTACTACTTACTTTTTTTCGCTCACTCTCTTAGTCTCTCCCTCGACTTTATCCCTTCAGCAAACTTTTAAGATGACACACATTTTTCTGTTGATTTCCGATTGCAGACAATAGAGCATCTCTTTTTTTAAAGCAGCTAGTTAAGTTTGATCGTAGACCAATATTGGATGGTGGGTGGGATTCGATCATCCGGTATTACAACTAATGGTGTTAAGAAAACCGTACGAGAATCTGCTTCGCAGCTACTGTTAGACGGGCGAAGCGAGATGTTTAGCGAAAAAAGCAGATGCGAGAAGGTTTTTAACCGTTAATTGTAGAGCCGGGAGGTTTTCTTTGCCTATTTCTTTTTCCGAAGAAAAAGAAAAAACATCATTGATAACAATCCAACGACTTCACTCTCCGGGTCAGGATATTAAACAGTGCCTTACAGAGATAAACACAATCGGTAGTAAAAGGTTTTTTCATGTGTCTTTCTAAATATTTCCTTTCCGATACAAGTAAATCGGGTAAATTAGTTACCTTATCTGCCGTATATACAGGGATCAGTCCCGGCTTGATCTTCAACCTCATCTCTTTTATATCGTTCGGATATTGCTCAAAGAAATGCACACTTAAAGCCCTCGTGCCGATTATCCGCAAATCACCTCTGAATAGGTTAATAAATTGTGGTAACTCATCAATCCAATATCTTCTGAAAAACCTGCCCCAATCCGTGATCCGGAAATCATTGGCAAATTTGCCGGAATTGGAGACGGAATGAAGAGTGTGAATATATTCTTGCAGATATTCAGAATAAGGATGCATCGTACGCAGTTTATAGCAAAAGAAGATCTTTCCGTTGAGCCCTACCCTTCGTAATTTAATTATTGGTCCGTAGGATGGATTAATATCTTGCGACGGTTCTTTTATCTTTTTTACAATGAAATACATCATCCCATCGATATCTTTATATCCCAACAGCTTGAAGCCGCAGAAATATAGCCGACCCAGAATCTCTGTTTCGGGTAAGGAACGATTTTTCCCTTGGGAAAGGGCAAAATAGAGTCCCTGAGTTAAGGGAATCTTAGGCAAAATTCTTCGATAAATAAAGTCAAAGAAATAGAAGATATTTCCGAATAACTTCCCGAAACTCCTTTTAAACCTGTTATAACGTTGCCCTATCGTTTCACCGCAACAGATAAAGACACCACCTTCGGCCAGATTCTCATTAACCTTGATGAAATAACGATTGACCCTTCTAAAATCATTCACCGGATGCAGATTGATAAACAACTGCTGTGATCCGGGATCAAAATGCTCAATATTGAAGATTGTCGAGCTCTTAAGCACCATACTCGCTCTGTCGGAGAATGATGTTAAGCTGACAGTGTCATTTATGAAGTTGAACAATTCCGAACATTTATTCAGATAGTTTCTCCATAGTTTAAGCATTACCGTATCCGCGACTACATCCTCGCCAAAGGGAGGAACATACGGTAATACTTCCGCTAAATTTGAGCCGTTATTAGTATAGAAAGTACCGGTTCTCAATTTATCCGACTGAGTGATAAAAACTCCCCTCTCATCAATGTCAGTATCCTTATAAAACCTGAAAGTATAATAAACAAGAGTAAAGATTATCAGTTCTAAAATAGTTGTTAGAATTATGGTACCAAAGACGATCAATCTGGAGTAAAAGAATAGTTGGAAGAAGTACATTGCCACAAAGACAATGGCTAAAGCCATAATATTGTCTCGCATTACACAAATAATTACATTGATCAATTTCTTTGGTGGTTTGAAGTCGTATTTACACCCTAAAATTGAAACTACAATCCAGATAATGGTAAACCCGATCAAAGGTCGCGAATAATTACGAATTATAATCCTCGTACCTGCCCGATGCCAAGCTACCAAAAAGAAAGCAAAGCCGACGATAAAGATATCAAGCAGGCAAAGAAAGCAACCATAAATCTTGTACTTCATATACTCCTGACCATCCGGACAAAGATACAACTACATTTTTCTCTGAGCAATAGCATTAACCTTAGATGTGTACTACTACTCATTTTTTATTATTTACTTACCAATCATTTTTTGTCAACATATTTCACCCCCAACTTTTCTCTCCCTGCTTCGCTCCCAATCGACTTGCTTAACTCCCTTTGGTTTTTTGCTACTTACTATCTACTACTTACTTCTTTTTCGCTCCCTCTCCCCCCTCGATTTTTCCTTCCAATGGACTTGCTATTCTTCTTCATGTTTTTTTACTAGTAGCTAGTAGCTGGTAGCTAATAACTATTTCTTCTTGCTACCCTTCCTCTGGTTTTTTCGCTCGTAACTTTTTTTCTCCCTGCTAATCCTTTCGCTAGTGCATCATATTTTTTTTCTCCGTGTCCTCTGTGTCTCCGTGGTTAGTCTCCTTCTTGCTACACTCCCAATGGACTTGCTTTGCTTCTTTATGTTTTTTACTAGTAGCTAGTAGCTGGTAGCTAATAACTAGTAACTATTCTTTCTTGCTAATCCTCCCAATGGACTTGCTTCACTTATAAAGGTTTTCATTATAAATTCTACATTATACATTATACATTATACATTGTAAATTACTGCATCGCAGCTAAGCTCCCGCTGGTGCATCCGTGTGTATCCTTTTCTAATCTGTGTCTATCCGTTGTTAATGCTTGCTATCCTTCCTCTGGTTTTTCCAGTTCACTGATCACTGATCACATCCTTCTACTTATATATGCATCACAAAAATCACTTTTCGGCAAAAATTCCTTTTTTTCCTCTTTATATTATCTCGTCAGTACCCTTATCTGTAAAGTATTTCAGAGAATCTAAAAAATAATCAAAATTCTTCCGGAACGCAATAAACCGGCATCTTGATTTCTAACATTTAGCTACACAATCACTTCAGCACCTTTATGGGATTATTTTTAGTGAAGTTAACAAACAAATCATGACTTCTATTTTTTTTATTTTATAGGAATGTTTAGAAAGATTATTCTCTTTATCACTGGCTGAAGCCGGTGTTCCAATCTTCCTGCTACACTCCCAATGGACTTGCTTCACTTATAAAGGTTTTCATTATAAATTCTACATTATACATTATACATTGTAAATAACTGCATCGCAGCTAAACTT encodes the following:
- a CDS encoding sugar transferase, coding for MKYKIYGCFLCLLDIFIVGFAFFLVAWHRAGTRIIIRNYSRPLIGFTIIWIVVSILGCKYDFKPPKKLINVIICVMRDNIMALAIVFVAMYFFQLFFYSRLIVFGTIILTTILELIIFTLVYYTFRFYKDTDIDERGVFITQSDKLRTGTFYTNNGSNLAEVLPYVPPFGEDVVADTVMLKLWRNYLNKCSELFNFINDTVSLTSFSDRASMVLKSSTIFNIEHFDPGSQQLFINLHPVNDFRRVNRYFIKVNENLAEGGVFICCGETIGQRYNRFKRSFGKLFGNIFYFFDFIYRRILPKIPLTQGLYFALSQGKNRSLPETEILGRLYFCGFKLLGYKDIDGMMYFIVKKIKEPSQDINPSYGPIIKLRRVGLNGKIFFCYKLRTMHPYSEYLQEYIHTLHSVSNSGKFANDFRITDWGRFFRRYWIDELPQFINLFRGDLRIIGTRALSVHFFEQYPNDIKEMRLKIKPGLIPVYTADKVTNLPDLLVSERKYLERHMKKPFTTDCVYLCKALFNILTRRVKSLDCYQ
- a CDS encoding Ldh family oxidoreductase, with translation MTINEVYDLIITVFINLGVPEEETKICADILIASDLSGIESHGIGRLKMYYDRIKAGIQKPITKIDIISDKAATAVWDGNHGMGHVIGHHAMQKAIEKARQFGIGSVAVRNSTHYGICGYYAKMAIKENMIGLTFSNARPSIAPLFGVTPLLGTNPICFGAPSDMDYPFLYDAATSITQRGKIEVYAREDKATPEGLAIDKEGNPHTESVQLLRDLTQGTASLLPIGGDNEITGGHKGYGLAAMVEILCAALQNGSYMDQLTGSENGNLAPYKLGHFFMAINISFFIDPQIFKQTVGNIMRKLLASQKVVGQEKIYVAGEKEYLNEQRVRKEGIYITDKLEQDIEFMKRELSI